Proteins from one Fragaria vesca subsp. vesca linkage group LG6, FraVesHawaii_1.0, whole genome shotgun sequence genomic window:
- the LOC101302085 gene encoding rhodanese-like domain-containing protein 6-like: protein MDPNTNSKEEQDEDQYGVLLYYKYTQIPDLDDLYNFYNSNCNSLSLLGRVRLSTLGVNVTVGGKLSALKKHIGEVESYSLFEGTDFKLAACGRPSNDKVAEECGFTSLSIRIVKELVTLSCNPLIKSPEISHAGKHLSAAEFHFVLQKAGQLDPETEEHNRELVLLDARNLYETRIGKFHTPNVETLDPGIRQYSDLPSWIDDNSDQLQGKSVLMYCTGGIRCEMASAYIRSKGAGFENVFQLYGGIQRYLEQFPDGGFFRGKNFVFDHRISVGSSDANILGACLLCGTSYDDYSSRLRCTYCRMLVLVCDSCQQRKGSVYVCELCQNHHKGVGLTSIEILGISSLPSVETVSSDAKLSCQVPCRQANGTPKKLRILCLHGFRQNASSFKGRTASLAKKLKSIAELVFVDAPHELAFIYQPPSEPHNCTSPPTSPQQGTPLPPPSEHCKKKYAWLVAPDFHEKNESESWEMGDGPFDPLQYQQQTTGFNESLAYLKTVFAHEGPFDGVLGFSQGAAMAAAVAFAQQTQRTSSKAPEMQFRFVILCSGFGIKLLDQEFNKETMIKKCHCPSLHIFGKDHGKDRQIAKQESRELASLFDEGCSTVIEHDSGHIIPARAPYIDQIKDFLSRFL from the exons ATGGATCCCAATACTAACAGCAAAGAAGAACAAGATGAGGACCAATATGGGGTTCTTCTATACTACAAGTACACCCAAATTCCAGACCTTGACGACCTCTACAACTTCTACAACTCCAACTGCAACTCCCTCTCACTCCTCGGCCGCGTTCGTCTCTCTACTCTCGGCGTCAACGTCACT GTTGGTGGGAAGTTGAGTGCATTGAAGAAGCACATTGGTGAAGTTGAGTCGTATAGTTTGTTTGAAGGAACTGACTTCAAGCTTGCAGCTTGTGGCCGCCCATCGAATGATAAGGTGGCCGAGGAATGTGGGTTCACTTCTCTGTCAATCCGCATTGTCAAG GAATTGGTTACTCTTAGCTGTAATCCTCTGATAAAATCGCCCGAGATTTCACATGCTGGAAAGCATCTTTCTGCAGCTGAGTTTCATTTCGTTTTACAGAAAGCTG GACAATTAGACCCTGAGACCGAAGAACACAATAGAGAACTTGTTCTATTGGATGCAAGGAATCTATATGAAACGAGAATCGGGAAGTTCCACACACCAAATGTGGAAACTTTAGACCCGGGCATTAGGCAGTATAGTGATCTTCCTTCATGGATAGATGATAACTCTGATCAATTGCAAGGAAAATCAGTCCTCAT GTATTGCACTGGAGGAATTAGGTGTGAAATGGCATCAGCCTATATTAGGTCAAAGGGTGCTGGGTTTGAAAACGTCTTTCAG CTATATGGTGGAATACAGCGGTATTTGGAACAGTTTCCAGATGGTGGTTTTTTCAGAGGGAAGAACTTTGTTTTTGATCACCG GATTTCAGTTGGGAGTTCAGATGCAAATATTCTTGGTGCCTGTCTTCTCTGTGGCACCTCATATGATGACTATTCGTCACGCCTTCGTTGCACTTATTGTAGAATGTTGGTCTTAGTTTGTGACAGTTGCCAG CAGAGGAAGGGCTCTGTATATGTTTGTGAGCTCTGCCAGAATCATCACAAGGGCGTTGGGTTGACTTCTATTGAAATTCTCGGAATCAGTTCACTACCATCAGTTGAAACGGTCTCTTCAGATGCTAAGCTCTCATGTCAGGTGCCTTGCAGACAGG CTAATGGGACTCCAAAAAAATTGAGAATCTTGTGCTTACATGGGTTTCGTCAGAACGCCTCGAGTTTCAAAGGAAGAACTGCCTCACTAGCCAAGAAACTCAAAAGCATTGCTGAGCTCGTGTTTGTGGATGCACCTCACGAATTGGCATTCATATACCAACCACCCTCGGAGCCTCACAATTGTACCTCTCCACCAACTTCACCACAACAAGGCACTCCTCTTCCACCACCCTCAGAGCACTGCAAGAAAAAGTACGCATGGCTTGTAGCACCTGATTTCCATGAAAAAAATGAAAGCGAAAGCTGGGAAATGGGGGATGGTCCATTCGATCCGCTGCAGTACCAGCAGCAAACCACAGGGTTTAATGAATCATTGGCGTACCTCAAAACCGTGTTTGCTCATGAAGGCCCATTCGACGGAGTCCTCGGATTTTCACAGGGCGCAGCAATGGCAGCTGCTGTAGCTTTCGCCCAACAAACACAACGGACATCATCAAAAGCCCCGGAAATGCAGTTCAGATTTGTCATTCTGTGCTCTGGCTTCGGCATCAAGTTACTAGATCAAGAGTTTAACAAGGAAACAATGATCAAGAAATGCCACTGCCCTTCCCTCCACATATTCGGCAAGGATCATGGCAAAGACAGACAGATTGCCAAGCAAGAAAGCCGTGAGCTCGCCTCCTTATTCGACGAGGGCTGCTCCACCGTCATCGAACACGACTCCGGCCACATCATCCCCGCTCGTGCTCCCTACATTGATCAGATCAAGGACTTCCTCTCCCGTTTCCTCTAA
- the LOC101301791 gene encoding importin subunit alpha-1-like, translating into MSLRPNSRTESRKKSYKSGVDADDARRRREDNLVEIRKNKREDSLLKKRREGLSNSQLLDGSANPVVVEKRLESIPAMVQGIWSNDPALQLEATTQFRKLLSIERSPPIDEVIKAGAVPRFVEFLGRQDMPQLQFEAAWALTNVASGTSEHTRVVIEHGAVPLFVQLLSSGSDDVREQAVWALGNVAGDSPSCRDLVLSQGALMPLLSQLNEKSKLSMLRNATWTLSNFCRGKPPTPFEQVKAALPVLQQLIYLNDEEVLTDACWALSYLSDGPNDKIQAVIEAGVCQRLVELLLHPSATVLIPALRTVGNIVTGDDSQTQFVIENGVLPCLYQLLNQNHKKSIKKEACWTISNITAGNKAQIQAVIDAQIINPLVQLLQHAEFDIKKEAAWAISNATSGGSHEQIQFLVTQGCIKPLCDLLICPDPRIVTVCLEGLENILKVGEADKEMGANNGINLFAQMIDEFDGLEKIENLQTHDNNEIYEKAVKILERYWAEEEDEEQNLQQNGDGNAFTFGGNQPAAPPGGFKFG; encoded by the exons ATGTCGCTGCGGCCGAACTCGCGTACGGAGTCGCGGAAGAAGTCCTACAAGTCGGGAGTGGACGCCGACGACGCGCGGCGGAGGAGGGAGGACAACTTGGTCGAGATCAGGAAGAACAAGCGCGAGGACAGTTTGCTCAAGAAGCGGAGGGAGGGCTTGTCTAACTCCCAATTGCTCGATGGGTCTGCTAATCCTGTGGTCGTAGAGAAAAGG TTGGAAAGTATACCTGCTATGGTGCAAGGAATATGGTCTAATGATCCCGCTTTGCAATTGGAGGCAACTACTCAGTTTAGGAAGCTGTTGTCGATTG AACGTAGCCCTCCGATTGATGAGGTCATAAAGGCTGGTGCTGTCCCTCGATTTGTGGAGTTCCTTGGAAGGCAGGATATGCCGCAACTACAA TTTGAAGCTGCATGGGCTTTGACCAATGTTGCATCTGGAACATCTGAGCATACTCGTGTTGTTATCGAACACGGTGCAGTTCCCCTGTTTGTGCAGCTTCTAAGCTCTGGCAGTGATGATGTCAGAGAGCAG GCAGTATGGGCTCTAGGTAATGTAGCTGGTGACTCACCAAGTTGCAGGGATCTTGTTCTTTCACAGGGTGCACTAATGCCACTTTTATCCCAGCTAAATGAAAAGTCAAAGTTATCTATGCTGAGGAATGCTACATGGACTTTATCTAATTTCTGTCGTGGCAAGCCGCCCACACCGTTTGAGCAG GTGAAGGCTGCCTTACCAGTACTTCAACAACTCATTTACTTGAATGATGAAGAAGTGTTGACAGATGCTTGCTGGGCCCTATCATATCTCTCAGATGGCCCAAATGACAAAATTCAGGCCGTGATTGAAGCAGGCGTCTGCCAACGACTTGTGGAGCTTCTGCT GCATCCATCAGCTACAGTTCTCATACCTGCACTCCGGACGGTAGGAAATATTGTTACGGGCGATGACTCCCAGACTCAG TTTGTTATTGAAAACGGGGTGCTTCCTTGCCTGTATCAACTTCTCAATCAAAATCACAAAAAGAGCATCAAGAAAGAAGCTTGTTGGACAATTTCAAATATTACAGCTGGGAATAAAGCTCAAATACAG GCTGTGATTGATGCCCAAATCATAAACCCACTAGTACAACTTCTTCAACATGCAGAATTCGACATTAAAAAGGAAGCTGCATGGGCCATCTCAAATGCAACTTCTGGAGGATCTCATGAACAGATTCA ATTCCTGGTGACTCAAGGTTGTATTAAACCGCTCTGTGATCTGCTAATCTGCCCAGATCCAAGGATAGTAACAGTGTGCCTTGAAGGTCTGGAGAACATTCTGAAGGTGGGAGAGGCTGACAAAGAAATGGGAGCCAATAACGGGATCAATCTTTTTGCTCAAATGATCGATGAATTTGATGGATTGGAGAAGATTGAGAATCTGCAGACGCATGATAACAATGAGATTTATGAGAAGGCTGTGAAGATCTTGGAGAGATATTGGGCTGAGGAAGAAGACGAAGAGCAGAACCTCCAGCAGAACGGTGATGGAAATGCTTTTACTTTTGGGGGAAACCAGCCTGCTGCTCCCCCTGGTGGCTTCAAATTTGGATAG
- the LOC101314778 gene encoding extracellular ribonuclease LE-like, with the protein MEMALLAVFLISAAACSSVTEAAKAYDYFQFVQQYPITLCMFDTSCIPGQSLPRYFYIHGLWPSNFTYPHDDCVGTLFDYNQMSSDPTLSNNLLQSWPSFTSKSHIKFWADEYHKHGTCSEIDYPQHRYFAEAHMLWTFVNAYRILATYNIVPGRTYPAVDIIYFVQAALKGITPSVMCKANSAGQEYLHEIIICLDKTLTRFINCVRPSTCRTTAVMYP; encoded by the exons ATGGAAATGGCATTGCTAGCGGTTTTTCTTATCTCAGCTGCTGCTTGTTCATCAGTCACTGAAGCAGCCAAGGCCTACGACTACTTCCAGTTCGTACAACAATATCCTATTACCTTATGCATGTTCGACACAAGTTGCATTCCAGGACAATCACTGCCTCGATACTTCTACATCCACGGCTTATGGCCCAGTAACTTCACTTATCCGCATGACGATTGTGTGGGTACACTGTTCGACTACAATCAG ATGAGCAGTGATCCTACTCTCTCAAACAATTTGCTGCAATCATGGCCCAGCTTCACGTCCAAATCCCACATCAAATTCTGGGCGGATGAGTATCACAAGCACGGGACCTGTTCGGAGATAGACTACCCGCAGCACCGCTATTTTGCCGAAGCCCATATGCTCTGGACGTTCGTCAATGCATACCGTATCTTAGCAACATACAACATCGTTCCCGGCAGAACCTACCCTGCGGTTGACATTATATACTTCGTCCAAGCAGCACTCAAAGGAATCACACCATCTGTTATGTGCAAGGCCAATTCTGCGGGTCAAGAATATCTCCACGAGATCATCATATGTCTTGACAAAACGCTTACCAGATTCATCAATTGTGTTCGACCATCCACTTGCCGTACTACAGCGGTAATGTATCCCTAG
- the LOC101315073 gene encoding uncharacterized protein LOC101315073 — MAASDNLAAMEPWVYRPTTTFADSWISEAFTRDSKALTMALQKSLSENKSSDSADSEFLPFFDTFQAATPTVSGVSGSDPETSVAAPTKRQRNAVPVSGGKVAKRKSRASKRTQTTFITADPANFRQMVQQVTGVRFSGQQFSGSSLGSTIVKPEPQRPGSGGVAGARLPTLDTSAFLFDRHQQQQRQQYQQQQVVGPAVATGGGVGPMCYGARRVEVAEGGSVSGGGLGFDSYSSLSFPTLESWKVM; from the coding sequence ATGGCGGCGTCGGATAACTTGGCAGCGATGGAGCCGTGGGTGTACAGGCCGACGACGACGTTCGCGGACTCGTGGATCTCGGAGGCGTTTACGAGGGACAGTAAGGCGCTGACCATGGCGCTGCAGAAGTCGTTGTCGGAAAACAAGAGCTCGGACTCTGCGGATTCCGAGTTCTTGCCGTTTTTCGATACTTTCCAGGCGGCGACGCCGACCGTTTCGGGGGTGTCGGGGTCGGATCCGGAGACTTCGGTGGCGGCGCCGACGAAGCGGCAGCGGAACGCGGTTCCGGTTTCCGGGGGAAAGGTGGCGAAACGGAAGTCGCGGGCGTCGAAGCGGACGCAGACGACGTTCATCACGGCGGACCCGGCGAACTTCCGGCAGATGGTGCAGCAGGTGACGGGAGTGAGGTTCAGTGGGCAGCAGTTCTCTGGTTCTTCGTTGGGGTCGACGATTGTGAAGCCGGAGCCGCAGAGACCCGGCAGCGGCGGGGTAGCCGGGGCTCGGTTACCGACGCTTGACACGTCGGCGTTTCTGTTTGACCGGCATCAGCAGCAGCAGAGGCAGCAGTACCAACAGCAGCAGGTGGTAGGGCCCGCGGTGGCGACGGGAGGAGGAGTGGGGCCAATGTGTTATGGGGCCCGGAGGGTTGAGGTGGCTGAGGGTGGTAGCGTCTCTGGCGGGGGATTGGGGTTTGACTCCTATTCGAGCTTGAGCTTTCCCACTTTGGAGTCGTGGAAGGTGATGTAG